The genomic stretch ATCAGCTTCAGAGCCATGACCCTGGTCACAGCTgagcaacaaacaacaaaaagaaaacgtTTTAAACgaaacaaatgcaaatacaGATTCCggctgtttttaaataaatcagaggacaaacatgcaggaaaacCTCCTTCGCTTCTTTTGGCGAACCAACCTTGAAGCCGGTTGCtgttagctaacattagcatagCCGCTAGTCTCATGGGTAACCTAAGGGAGCCGCACTGCTCTTTGTATTAATTTTTCATAGCACTGACACTTTAGACTGATAactaaaaaacaacaattaaCGAGAGAAAACCGGCAAAACTCATACCTGGACCTACCGACAGCgggaaaaggtcaaagaacCTCTAACACCGGAGATGTTACCAAACGTGGTTCCATAAGGAGGGGAGGCGTTCAAGTCACCTCGAAAGTTATTCGGTAATTTCACAAGATTCTTGTGGTTCTAGAGATAGTAGTTAAATTAGCATATAACACGAGAATTGCTAGAAATACAGGTATCTGAAATTGTTGGCCTAGGGaaagagattatttttttttattaaatttgtcTGAAACCCCTAAAGGAAGTTGCGGAAAAAAGAAATACCTGAAATCCCTACTTTCACTGGAACCTTCACTTCTCTGTGTctccttaaaataaatgtttagttCTAGTGAAGTGTGATATCACAAGGCCTTTCTTTAATCACCTATTAACCTTCATAAGTATATCCAATTGTCGAGGCAGCAGTGAATGCAGCATCATGCAATTTGAAACTTTCACCGACACTAGAGGGCGACATCATCACCTCACAATCAGACTCAAAATAACGAAAGCTTCATGTTGGCGACTGGTCGTTCCGCACTTGTAACTTAACCTACGATTGCCTGAACTGTGATTCCAACAGAGCTCAGCTGTACAGTGTAGGACATGGTTTTAGTGTTCTCGGTAATTTGGGGCACCACTTAGTTCTGGTAAGTTAAAGAAGATGTGATGTTCCAGGATGGACTTAACTATACCCTGCTTATCTCAGCATTCTCATGTGCCTCTTAAGTATTTTTATTATACAAGGCCACTCCCTGTACAACAAGTACTGGatgcttttccttttcttttataAAGGTCAAATTTCACCGTGTGCACTGGACTTGTCAAAAACATCAGCCAGTGCTAGCCTGATCATGTTGAATGCATTTGGACAAGAGGGAGAGCAGACTTGTTCAGACTTGACAAAATCCCAATGAGAGGAAAacaagatgctaagatttttcttttttttgtttcacccCAGGGTAAAATAAAGACAGACTAATGCAACATTTATTTCAGTTGTCATTTATGGAAGGGAAACAGCAAAATACAACTTGATAGAgggcttttatttaaaaagtttatattagaaaatgtaaaaactcaGCTAAACCCAATCACATGAATCACAAAGACGTATCTCTTGGAGCTTCCGAAGTGCTGCCACTTCACATCTTTACATGacaaaaagatttttaacactATTCAGATTTTTATTCTCAGAGATGTGTAAATTTGGCAATACTGGAAGTTCACAGCAAACCGTGTGGATAGTTATTGCTTTGTTTAAAATAGGGTTTAAACTGGAGCGTCGAGACATGCAGCACGATGTTCTAGCTGACGGCAGAGAGGCGGAGGGCACTGAGAGGAAAATGCTGGTGTTGCTCCTTAATCGTCCTTATCCTTGGCACCATGCTTTAGGATGCGTGTGAACTCCACGTAGTTGAAGTTACTCTTCTTGTCAATGGGGGCCTCCCTGAAGAGCTCGTCCACCTCCTCATCTGTAAATCGGTCACCCATTGTTGTGAGCAGCTCCCTGAGGTAATCTTCCTGGATGAAACCTGGATTAAATAAGAAAGATCAGATAAGAAACCACAATcattttttcttcaaatttaaCAAAACCTTGAGATTGTGTGTcactaaccaaaaaaaaataaataaattacctgTCCCCTCCTCATCAAAGCAAGCAAAAGCATTCCTGATCACATCCTCTGGGTCTGTGCCATTGAGCTTCTCTCCAAACATGGTGAGGAACATGGTGAAGTTAATGGGCCCAGGAGCTTCATTCATCATGGCCTCCAGGTACTCATCAGTTGGATTTTTCCCTGTGTAGACAAACAGGTGTGATGCATACTGAATTCAAAAGGTGAGCCCTTTCATTTTTAGCTACCTTCTTATCCTAACAGGATGGGAAGTATAAACTGGATGTACACCTTACTGTCCTCAATGTTCTCTGCATTTATTTCCCTATAAAGCAGCTCCAGATAATTCCAGCTTCAAacctttattgttttcattggACTTCCTTTCATAGAAAATAGAGAAGCCTTTCCAGTGTAGGGTTTCTGACACACAATTTTGACTCAGTGGCCAAGAGGGAAAAATTAAGTTAAAgtttgccattaaaaaaaaattaaaaaaaaggtccatCATGTACTAAAACAACCGTAAAATTACAATCTTTCACATGATcatggtgggtgggtgggtcaGTTTAGGAGCTTGAAATACCTGAGTGGAAAACCTgcatagcagcagcagcactggcaGGAACAGGTCAAAGCTATGTGGCTGTTATAGGATTTTTGCTAGTGAAGCAATACAGATAAACAGAATTTCTCAACTCAAACCTAAAGGGATCAAACTACAAAAGTGATCACAATTTCATTTGACAGCTAAATGCAAATTTAAAGATATGCTCATCTGTAGAACTATTTTAAGCACAACCAATATCCATACACACCCACGAGTATGAACGGAGTAGGAATGGCATACATTGGATCTCCTTAAGTTGAGACATCTGACACATTTACTCACCTAGTGAGGCAAGCATGTCGTGGAGGTCCTCTTTGTCGACAAACCCATCTCGGTTCTGGTCAATCATGTTGAAGGCCTCCTTGAACTCCTGAATCTGGGACTGGTCGAACATAGCGAAGACATTGGAGGTGGCGCGCTGAGGGCGCTTCTTTGTGGTCTTTCCCTTAGCCCTTTTGCTGGACATTGtgaatgttttatttctgtggaaGTAAACAGAAGTcatgatactttttttttttttttaaatacagctccaataaacagaaaaattgaCAAGGATCAATTGTTCAGGTTACTTTTGTAGCAATTCTAAAGCTGATTGGACTAGAATTTTAATCAGGGCACAACCCTATTCTGATGAATGTCAACTCATTTACAGAAAACAGCAGCGTTCACGAGGGCACAATGCAGAAGAAAACAATAACACAGGATAGACAAAAGTGGGCGGCACCTATGACAGACGACAATCAGATCTAGTTAGATGATGCCGTTACTCAAAATAAGATTTTGCCAGTCACGTCCACATCTGAGTGGCGGGGTAATATAATTCTCTGCAGCGAATCCCCAGCGAGGTGTCCCTCACTGAGCTATAAATGGAAATGTTCCTCATCTTTCTAGGTTGATCAGCTCACTGCCTTCACTGAGGGTAGGAAAATTACCGATGTGAGGACAGATGCCCTTATCAGGCAAAGTTTTGAATATAGAGTTGAACTGTCCACACAGTAGCATCTTTATAATGACACTTTAGAAATGGACTCAACCATCTTAGGCAGCGAGTATCATTTCGCTATGCGTGTGATGCAAGCTGATATtatgtgaaaacactgaaatgtatacaaatatttttttaaaaggaagaaatagGAGCAATTAAAAAGCTGGCTGAACTGAAGACAGCTTTCAATAAAGCTGATAAGCAGTCTGTGTATATTAGCCTATCATTTTATGAGAGACGTGTACAAAGTTAAAAAGTTGTACCCGTCATTGAATGTGTTGATTCTTTGAAAGCATAGCCATCACTGACCAAGATTAGGAACACGTAAATATGTTATATGCTTTCTAACACAAAGTGTTTTCTTCCCACCCAATGTTCATACAAATGTATAGTGAACTTGTAATAATAAAAACGTTAATCCCGGTATTTAAAAGCTGACCGTCCCTGCACTCTCCTGGTTTGCGGCCTGTATTAAGCGACATTATCATTAACATCAAGTATACAGCAGCCGTTGGCGACAGTATGATTCACAAATACAATTCCAGCTCATAAAGCCAACAGCGAGCCTTACTAGTAGGAAATATATTCATACTTGCGATCAATTTCGTAAAAGGGCCATTAGCCGCGCAGCTAACACCTAGCCTTGTTTTCAAGGCTGCCAGCCGAGCGCGCAATAttctaggattttttttttcacaaatgaaGCTTTAGTAGCGGGATTAGCTCTGTGTTTTACATATAATAGAGTATGTATAATGTAGAGAAACAGTTCATAAAAATAAGATATACAAACAGACTTACCTGACAACTACCAGATATTCGTCAGCTAGCCCTGTGCTGCTCTTTTTCTCAACCACCGCCCTTCACTTCCTCATAATACTGCAGGGCTCCGTACCGAACGCCGGAAGAAACCAATGGAGAAATATGGGGGTGATCGTCAAGAATAAAGCTATTATTTGTCATTTGAAAGCAGTTATTGCATTTTTCTTTGGTCTAAATATATACTTATAGGCCTTTCAAAAACCCTCACTCAAAAATTTATTGAAATTATCCTATAATTTTTAGCAATACAATACATAATCTACTTTAACACCCTCCCCGGTGGaataattgtaatttccagaaaTGCTCCCTTGCCTGCGTTGACGTTCTTGGATATGTCCTTTTAAGGGAATAGAGGCTACATCCTCCCTGCGATGAGCAATTAAGGAAAGGTGAAGTTTCAGTGATCCCAGTGGGAAAATAGAAGCTataaattctttattttatgaatccagcttttttcttattattttacaCACTATACAACAtattacgttttttttttcttagatatGAATAATAACTGTCACTCCACTCGATCCTTATATtggaaaaatatacatttacctTTATTTGGGTCATTCTTTATGGTGTTCCCGTTTAGCATTTCCATTaggctgtttgtgttgtttacttgttatttattgtcataaaaatgtgtttataattCCTTCTTGGCAACATCCTTATAGAGAATTTGAATAGGCAAagtaaactgaaaacaaaaaggaaatatttaaaGGACTTCAAACACTAAACTAAAGCAAAAGGAAGAAATGTTGACAGAGAGGATACTTATAGATACCGACTGTGGGTCAGACAACAGTTGGTACCACAGTCACTGCAATAAAGAGAGGATTACCGCTGCAGGACTTCAAAAGCAACACATGGAACTGTTGACTCACAGGTTAAAACTGGCCACATCTGTCCTTGTTGTCCACCTGTCATATCACTTTCAGTGTTGCGGAAACAACCTCACACTGGAAAAAGTTTTAACTACACCAAAGCCAGAGGAAGAAGTCTAGTTTAAagcttcaaacaaacaaaaaggtgaAGCACATGGTTGTGTGCTGGGCTTCACTGCCCAGGCATGCCTTTACAGCAGGCAGGATGAAAGACAAGGGGTGTGTGGCTCATTAACTATCCTGTTACAGAAGTGAAGTGATGGTAAAatgaaatacataaaataaaaatcagtcctTTCGTTATATGCCACACATAGTTTGTAGTTTCAGTTGTTAACTAcaataaaaatgtcaacaaaaaaaaggtgagtAATATGCAGGAACCACATACAAGCTacaacaattttaaattgtgcatAGTTCACTTCCTGTCAGCACTACACTTTAAAAGCTGATAACAAAATGACCAGACATGTGCCATGACTCATGAATATTTGTATATGTTGCAATAAATAGACTTTTAtaataaaacatgtaaatacTAAACTACTGGTCTCTGTTCTTCCTCTGTGTTTAGGAGAGACAAAATTGAGCCATTcgaaatgaaacagaaaattaactttggaaaacagcattttatcATTATATTTTATCTCTTGCATTGGAATTGCAGTTCTGCATTGAACCACTAGAGGATGCAACTTTCATATGAAACATTTCATGCATATTTAAACAGTTACTGAGGTGTGTAACAGCTTTTCCTAACATGCCACTTTGTATGAGCTGAATATGTTTATATAGTCTCAGTGCATGCATGCAGCACAACACCGGACATAAACATGGCCTAAATAGATCCCCTGATGTCCATAGAGTTGGAATTTCCTGGactaaaatcagtttattgctgCAAACAGATTGTTTGTGTAAATCTTGGTGATTCAGAGAAATGTTGTGGTTCAATAAATCATTTATGCTTGTAAAGCGGGAACTGCACATAAAACTATAAAAAGCTCACAGTATAATGTACTCTAACACCACAGCTACCGATACTTTTCTTATagtcataataataatgaattcaaATCATATAGTGATAAAATCAACTGTGAATAATGGTGAATcagtaatataaaatatatttatgtggACTGTGATATTGTTCAAATACCACGGGGAGATACTGTGCAGATGCAGGCGTCagacttccaaaaaaaaaaaaaaaagatttcaaggAAAAGTCTCTTCTGTATCAGCTGCGAGTGTCAGCTGTTTGGTAATTGAGATTTATTATCAGAGCTATGTAAAGCTTTGGATGATTGTGGCAGGCGATATTGAGCGACTGTATGCTTTTCTTTGATATTCAGTCATAGACTCCGGGAGGGTATTTGTGAGTAACATTACTTACCACAATGAAACTGCCTCCAACAACTGAgggctttatttttcatttcataatgtGTTCAAACAATtggtgaagaggaggaaaaaaaaaagtcctgtacagggtgtacaggtcgccagcctgtcacaggactaacacagagagacagacaaccattcgcacctatgggcaatttagaatcaccaatcaatctaaccccagtaacagcatgtctttggactgtgggaggaaactggagtacctggagagaacccacacaaattccacacagaaagacctcgGCCAAGGTGAAACCAATCCTAGGACCTTCTGACTGtgcagcagcagtgctaaccaccacgccagaATTGGTGTTGTAGATCTATTTAGCCTGTTTTAACATAATTCTTTTGTTGCACATTATAACTACAAAGCCAGTATTTCATGGAATATCTCAGGGATGGAGTATCCTGGGATGCCCTTGATACAGACTGATGGTTAAAATACACAGATTAGACAACATATATTTGTAGTATATCCATACAAAGGAGTCTTGAAGCCAAATTATTCTAAAAAGTTAAATAACagcaggagtttttttttttctttggtggcTGATTTGAAACATCAGGACAACATTCCGAACATCGCAGCCAACTGAAAAGACAAGACGGCAGAAAAAAGTTGCACTGATGCAGATCTTTTGTCAGGTGAGCAGTTGACAGAACAATCTGTTAAAATAGTTTCATCACAGCTGAAGTGCAGTTTGAACTTGAAAAGacaatttttttcctcaggTTTGACTGAGGCCACATGTGAATGTTATTTAGGCTCATATGGAACCTCACAGCCTGCTTAAGCTCACCAGAATGACATATCTTATTGTTTAACttgtaaaaaaaagtataaaaatgtagTAAGAGACCCAACTAATAAAGATAATGCAGTTTTCTACTGATTAAACCTGTTAATTAGTGAGTCCTATTGATTTGGAGCTGGATGTTTGCATgtgaaacacagacaaaaagtcacagaCAAACTTATTGCTTTTTATCTGTGGCTCCTTCGTTTTTCAGTTAATGTGAGCTGTTCAAAGCTATCGTGTTGGTGGCTCATTTACTGGGTTGTAAGCTATTACGATGCACTTGTAAAATGTATCCCATTTTAATTAGACAGCATGAAGTACCGCGGCCCTGCTTAATGTCTCGTATTAGCTCCCTCAGTGTAGAGTCATGGGCTTATCTCTTTAATGGGCTCACACTTCACATTGCTGCCATAATGTTTTAGGTATGCTGTCATGCTGATTGCTGGCTATTGTATTATGCTGAACACTGGCGACTGGGAGCCAAAAAGGGAAGAATGATCAGCACAAAAGCCCCTGAAGGGCCCACTGACATATTTTTTGCCATGGAAATGAACAGATGTTTGAGCTGAAGTCAAATTCCAGAACAAAGTCCAAACACAAACGGAGGTCAGATTAAATCTACCTGACAAATGGCATTAAGCACACTTTATCTGCATGTAAATAGAAACATTTTAGATTATGTTTATATGTTACATTTGTCATTAGATTCTGAGTTTGATTCATTTGACCTTCTTAGTAGCTGTTTATAAGCAGAAGGGCCAAGAGGGGACACTTGTGCACTTCTGACACTGAAAGAGAGAGTGACAAAGAGACAGTAACTGACATTTGGTGTATGCAGTGAACATAACAATAGCATTGCTAAAGTTAGCGACAGTCACAGCTGAGACCACTGCAGTAAAAAGCCAAGACAAAAGCTGCTGAAGGCTAACCAGTGATGTCATACTTTGGGCTATTAGCCATCAAGGTCTTGACAGACTTAAAACGAAATTAGAAGATATCAGACACTGAATCAAGAACACTGGAAAAGCTTGGGAACCTATGGGGAACCTTGAGGAAAAACCTGGATGATGAGGTGTTTTTGTGGTGTgacacagatttttattttctttaggaGATACAAAAAAGtgtcagtaaataaatacatgccttaaaaaaattacaaatataaataagCAACATTCATAAATATATAGCATGTACAAAAATAATATTCTATACATTTAATGCAATAATAAAAGTTAGATTAACAATTAAACAATGAATTGAAATGATCATTCAAAGTCCAAACAGTAGCCTTGTGTTTACCTGCATATCAGGCAGATATGCCCACTGTCAGAGACCTGCACCCATAAATGTGTTGCACTATGGGAGCTGACTTGCCCCCCAGCTCTGCTCCCAGCTATATTTATCTCCACCCTCACCATAAAAGGCTGTGACTGCAGC from Archocentrus centrarchus isolate MPI-CPG fArcCen1 chromosome 20, fArcCen1, whole genome shotgun sequence encodes the following:
- the myl12.1 gene encoding myosin, light chain 12, 1; protein product: MSSKRAKGKTTKKRPQRATSNVFAMFDQSQIQEFKEAFNMIDQNRDGFVDKEDLHDMLASLGKNPTDEYLEAMMNEAPGPINFTMFLTMFGEKLNGTDPEDVIRNAFACFDEEGTGFIQEDYLRELLTTMGDRFTDEEVDELFREAPIDKKSNFNYVEFTRILKHGAKDKDD